From the genome of Fundulus heteroclitus isolate FHET01 unplaced genomic scaffold, MU-UCD_Fhet_4.1 scaffold_324, whole genome shotgun sequence:
ggcagcaagaggaggaacttagctgttaaatgatctcctctaagcttctgtagtttatttggctgaattgggacattttttcAAGATAAGTTCcagttggatacagctttgatactgaacttgatatggatgtttaaactgatcctctaatctttaggattttctcagtaaagaagttagcaaattcattgcaggccctggtggagtggagttcagaaacCATGGACACAGGAGAATTTGTTAGCCTgttgactgtggcaaataagacacgagcattcttaatgtttttgttgatgatctcagagaagaaagattcccttgcatttttcagttttaagttataTCTAGTTATATTGGGtcaaaccaaagtttctaagtgtgacACAGTTCTTTCGCAACTCtttcttcagggttgtcaatgtGAAACTTGAAGTCTCCCAAAATAATTACATAGTCATAATCAGCACAAGTCACAGTTAGGAGGTCActaagattattaaaaaagttaaaggacttaggaggcctgtagaCATTAAAGAACATAGTTCATACCAAGCTCTTTACCAGGAGAGCCAAAACTATTTGAAAGAGctgaattttcccaaaaacacctttttacaacTCCTCCACTTTTCCTTCGTTGTCTgctcttaaaaaagaaaattgtagtttggaggagtcgactctaTCAGAATAGGTGCTACATTAAATTCAtataaccatgtttctgtttaaaacatgaCATTGATATTATTGTTTGTAATGTGATTTTCCAGGGTCGGGCGTACTTTCATGATCCTTGGAATGATGTCTGATACAttagacaccaggccacagttcaACGAGTTATAAATCAAcaactctgtgtttttcttgttatagaaatgtttaatcctaCATATAAATCCAGTGCATAATATTAGTGTTGTTGGtcctgtggatttttttttttctggtagcTTAGAGTGAAGATTGTTGATATACCTTTGATTGTTGTCGTGCTCTTCCTGGGTCTCATGTTGGAGCGGAGCAAATCTGTTTTGTAATAAAATTCTAACATTTTCAACAGGTTTATTTCAATGATTTGTTGTTAGAACAAACCGTTGCTGTTTCACTTTTCTTGGGACACTTCTCTGTAAtatcggccagttttctttgtctaggtaaGATAAGGTAAGCTAAtcaaaaaaggagcaaaaaggaggaaaaggtgcatgcggtatatacagtgtgttcACGTATATACTGTGgatcgagagaaaaaaaagaaataaagcagagatttaagattacttatgtacatttaaggtgacttatacACATATGGATTTGACTTTGtgcattaaagtggtaccaggtaaagaacaacagtgagttAGTGAGATAATTATGACAGCTGAAGtcttatttaacatatttaacaccattattgcacaggttatagcacagggtattaaatagtaattgcacataagttattacagttttagtgcagcattgtaacgtctgatagcagcaggaatgaatgacctgcggtagcgctcctttttacagacaggatgtctaagtctgtcactaaagcagctgctcagctcctctacagtctggtgcagggggtggaaggtgttgtccatgatggatgtgagcttggacaacgccctcctctcagccacttcctccacagggtccagagagcagcccaggacagaagtggacTTCCTCatcagcttattcagcctctttctgtcccgctctgcactgcctggggcccagcagacgacagcgtagaggagggctgaggccaccacagagtcatagaaggtcttaagcagaggcctgctcactccaaaggatctcagcctcctgaggaggtggagcctgctctggcccttcttatacagggcgtcggtgttatgagtccagtccagtttatcattgatttgaaactctccaccgTTTCTATGTCCTGCACCTGGATGTTCATGGGGGactgaggtgggggtcttctcctgaagtcgatcaccatctccttggtcctactggtgtttagacacaggtggtttttctcacacctgtctacaaagtccatgatgaccgaccggtactccagctcagACACACAACCCACAATGTCCGAGTCATGGGAGAAcgtctgaaggtggcagctgtccgtgttgtaggtgaagtccgaggtgtagagggtgaagagaaacggagactgccacctctgactgacagctgtGCTGAGGACGGTCAGTGAAAACAGGTTGTGGAAGAGCTTGTATAGCACAGGATGGTTTCGATCCATCGACCACCTGCACCACTCTGCTGGCCAGGTGTGAATTAGGGTGAAACTTGATATGAATCAAACctatttgaaaatatttgaaatacagaaaagcaaaataaacacaaaaataaaaaaaaaatataatatgtgAAGgataatgctaaaaaaaaactatttaatgccagcagcaaaaataaattaaagtgacTCAGTGGATGGAAACAATGTCTCATTTTAATActtaaagtctttatttataGAAAACACATTCATGTTCATCACAAATATTAGATTTAGGTCATAATTGTTGTATAAATATGTAACACCTCATTTAATAAAACACCATAGATTGACATTGACATTATGTCTCTTTATTACAGATTTTGCTGCTAAACACATCCTGAAAATTTTAAGtttcaaataaaactatattGTACAGCTGCATTGTCATTTTTACTGAAATACTAAATAGAGTTGtggtgattttgttgttttgaggTTATTTAccttaaatatgtttaaaaaaaattattaaacatactcaaacattcaaaatataataattCTCAGATGAGAAATTTACAATATTAGATGATATCTGTTGTCTCATGTGTGTCTGGACTCAACAAAACGGGTCCAAACCAGAACCGGATCAAAGAACTGGTTCCACTTTTTAAACCTGGGGaatcatttgacattttattgctgagttcacagtttttgctgctaaaagcaacaaggaggaaaaacagcaaatattctggtgctgatcagctggtttagaatacaatgatgagaaatgaacaaacccaacagaaccagaacatcaattCTGAAGGAAAACAAGTGCTGACAATCTCTGACTATTGATTTCTGTGCAGTttagacataaaacaacaaccatcAAGAAATTAATCTGCTGGAGATCTAAAAACCAGAATCAAACTCACTGAACCTTCAGTGGATTCTGTCTATTTGGGTTtacagaactcagcagaacctccaACCCAAACTCCAGCATGTAGCGGCTGAGTgaaggtggtctggactctgtggaggagagtcatggtttcagagacgctgtagaaggacagaatacctgctctgtgatccaggtacactcctactctggaggaaccaggacctGAGATGGAGGTCCAGATGCGGTTGTGACGAAATTTATAACCTCCTTGGTAACAATATAATGCCCAAGATTTGTCATTGCATCCAAATCTACATTCGTTCCCTCTTCCCGCTCTGCTGATATTCTTGTATGCGACTGCTACAaaaactctctctctcatctccacctcccagtaacaacgtccagtcagactctctctactcagAACCTGAAGAAAACcagtgaatctgtctggatgactagAATAAGACTGAGGTTTATTCATccatgtcaccttcctgttcccctctgatagtaacagatgactgtgtgctgtgtttggatccagtgtgatttcagctctgctctttggttctggttctgacagtgaaacatccacctcagtgagtctcagtgagatgtttgtccatgcgtctctcaggatgtcctgtagttgatctctgagctctgacacagctgctgtcacatcctcaaagtagctcagaggacggatcttgatgctggatgagtgtgtagactcactgagtgctgacagtgaggggtagttgtggagaaactggttgtgatcctctgtgtctgagagctgcttcagctcagcgtctttcctcttcagctcagtgatctcctgctccagcttctcctgaagctctttgactcgactcccttcagtttcctgctgggatctgatctgctgcttcacatcagagcttcttttctggatgagacggatcagctgagtgaagatcttctcactgtcctccactgttttatcagcagagtgcttgatggcctccagctcctgttgaagcagcttcacatctttctctctgtcctggattctctgctggatgttttctcgtctcacctccagctctctctgcctctcagtcctttctgctgcagctgacactgtgtcgtggcctttatgttcatccacagagcagagataacagatacacttctgatcagtacgacagaacatcttcatcacctcatcatgacaagagcagatgttctcctggaggttcttggagggctccaccagcttgtgtttcttaaatgcagctgaatcataatgaggctgaaggtgtttctcacagtaagaggccagacagactaaacaggacttggtggctttcagttttcttccagagcagaaatcacaggccacatcttcaggtccagcatagcagagatcagcaggagcagcttggagtccagacttcttcagctgctccactaaagctgctaacatggtgtttttcttcagaacgGGCCTCGGTGTGAAGGTCTccctgcactgagggcagctgtggattcctttgtgatcctcttcatcccagaagtttttaatacacttcatacaatagctgtgtccacagggaatagtcaccggatccttcagtagatccagacagatcgaacaggacaaggtttctcggtccagctggttctgctccatttctcctctcggtcacagtgactgtgtgagtttcatttcctgaaaacagcaacagctcTGAGCTCTGATCTACGAATCACGTGTCAaagcagagaggctgcagccaatcagctttcacctccagcagatgttgctccaccagcttcaaggtgtgtctgagagcaggaaGAACAGGGAGGGTTATCAGGTTTTACAGCCTGCAGAATAAGGAGCAGAGGTCGCCTTTATAAAGCTTGCGGGGCCTGAAATGTGTGAATCCCACTTTCCACGCAAAATTCAGAtctagaacaaaaaaaaacttcaggagAAAACGTTCGGTCTTCACagcagctctgacccaggcttacactcattttggagacggagGAAATTGGCAACACAGATGCAAATTGTGTTGAGTTGCAGCCAAACTGCGTcctgattcctctcagacgttcaatttcactccatatcagactttattcaTAGATCAACTTCATCATAAGCCTTCAAAACCGCAAAAGgacctttaaataaatcaaataaatgccCATAAGCCAGAGTGACGTGTTTAATAGATTACCAGATTATTGTGAAAAGGTGTCCAGcaattaattgctgtaaacggtcaaaCACACTCATGCGTAATGCTGAGGATGCAGTGGTACTGTTGGAAGATCTTGGATGGGGAGAATTAGGAGGAAACACAttttcagggatcaaatatttcctgcactgcaaaaacggaacttgaaataagtaaaatgttcttaaaatgagtgtatttgtccttgatttgagcaggtaaataagatgttttgccaatggaataagattttttcacttaaaataggaacaactcatctccatcatcttatttcaagtgcaggatgtctaattatcttattttaggggtcaaaatactcattccattggcaaataatcttatttacctgctcaaatcaaggacaaatacactaactttaagaacattttacttatttttagatccgtttttgcagtgtggtcaaTGATGATGACTGGCCTATATACCGCTTTAGACTCTGAGCTTTACATTCTGCCATAACCTGCAGGGGAAAGAGGCTACACCCGCCTCCAGGTgctgaaaggcagctctccaaccCCAGAGCGCAGAAAAGGTGACCATGCAGCACTCAGCGTCCATCAGctaactaaaatgtttttttgcagttttcaattatatattttttttctggggaggtggggggtatacttttctttgttctgttcttttATAGCACTTACAATTGTCTTGTTacttaaatgtgttacaaataaaaatactttggcAACTGGTCACCATGCAAGGCAAA
Proteins encoded in this window:
- the LOC118559598 gene encoding E3 ubiquitin/ISG15 ligase TRIM25-like, translating into MEQNQLDRETLSCSICLDLLKDPVTIPCGHSYCMKCIKNFWDEEDHKGIHSCPQCRETFTPRPVLKKNTMLAALVEQLKKSGLQAAPADLCYAGPEDVACDFCSGRKLKATKSCLVCLASYCEKHLQPHYDSAAFKKHKLVEPSKNLQENICSCHDEVMKMFCRTDQKCICYLCSVDEHKGHDTVSAAAERTERQRELEVRRENIQQRIQDREKDVKLLQQELEAIKHSADKTVEDSEKIFTQLIRLIQKRSSDVKQQIRSQQETEGSRVKELQEKLEQEITELKRKDAELKQLSDTEDHNQFLHNYPSLSALSESTHSSSIKIRPLSYFEDVTAAVSELRDQLQDILRDAWTNISLRLTEVDVSLSEPEPKSRAEITLDPNTAHSHLLLSEGNRKVTWMNKPQSYSSHPDRFTGFLQVLSRESLTGRCYWEVEMRERVFVAVAYKNISRAGRGNECRFGCNDKSWALYCYQGGYKFRHNRIWTSISGPGSSRVGVYLDHRAGILSFYSVSETMTLLHRVQTTFTQPLHAGVWVGGSAEFCKPK